One window of the Perca flavescens isolate YP-PL-M2 chromosome 5, PFLA_1.0, whole genome shotgun sequence genome contains the following:
- the ercc6l2 gene encoding DNA excision repair protein ERCC-6-like 2 isoform X3, translating to MDWAIPGCLGSLGHFKNSISYPIEQAQRHSATKRALATGRKTIRALVRKISKWFLRRTKALIKEQLPKKDDRVVYCCLTDFQQTVYQTVLDTEDVMLMLRSSEKCDCQSGRTRGRCCYDTNSEGAQMKVLYFSYLAILRKVANHAALLQCTAGTSKKQEKYVGGICAKVFQKFPDFVQRCKDEAFEALSDPMYSGKMKVLQKLLKHYLQRRDKILIFSLSTKLLDVLESYCMAEGLDYSRLDGTTKSKDRMQIVKEFNSSTRFNLCLVSTMAGGLGLNFTGANVVVLFDPTWNPANDLQAIDRAYRIGQCRDVTVLRLISLGTVEEVIYLRQVYKQQLQCSVVGKESARRYFEAVQGHGVHKGELFGIKNLFRLQTQGTCLTRKILEREGRVEAGVMTSSTHTGEEKEEETKGLSEPRDSPAINGPVRNDEPAKDNRNASKVPRGVLDFSSGSEEDEEEQGLKRKVSKPSVVDGNMGANAATGPCRMSLLQHGFSRLLERVKEKPELAEGDSSPGFESPPEEDAEDQKIESTSSGICKHSNIGNGAVCLPKLKTTTWDISSREDGENRDAGRQERVSLLKQRNDALRKRKGLEGWTDKKITVDEESDENSSPDTKKPNKLKTPLPKVRGFESYSDESEDLDIEVKTWPKRDAFKSESRGRDRGRQRLDHNRKRESASVRDKARSKYTEDIDTFTSSSEDEHTPIKKGRSTGCHFTSPQNERSRVKLPKDGQRAATTDRTETQAGMCKAVSFTSLKSQTSPASKEKDGTVDSVLGGVHEVAYTHSNQRVVGGSKAEERISRAAVRDVFERKMYSQLPANHLLGTQESLSASPPDSQPCPSTVRLEEPSVDHPVTYTNKSVHHTKHTTFIIGETPQAICRQQLEEMAETFKFPSIHQFAVEILRGNSTQRLAWLRQYYTSLNHPDLANTVTNNFPQPDSAQTSSSLTTTSLTSTVTAAKSHTQKHVPKAKWKPEDTPKNTEPKTKPETPQISVSVSQKPSRHPEDDEPQTKHRNPQKNVLSTQKKQKIPQKNVLEPLNDVPSLESEEQEEPVCSARGHKRTKRGSVSSSGAFRAGGGLGLDQASSSSGLGSGEAAALLNCTDRDIPSSPDLSHGRSTTLSKPTAQGREQKQKLPSRTSATIQGQRENRQTSSPPEQAASTSSHRSLLTDLIGDTSILDDLLKPKPRGAQQRGAPKTPPARPSVSVSTGFTTPSPSKITLKTDSGLAGLIDSLCSPNSNKSRAHQVVSKGTRKDFWDILNEGNEESINRLTDPAEVQRVCINTNFAARGRSGEEDSKSLWKTNEKFLWKK from the exons ATGGACTG ggcCATACCTGGTTGTCTTGGCAGCTTAGGACATTTCAAGAACAGTATTTCATATCCGATTGAGCAAGCCCAGAGGCACAGTGCAACCAAACGTGCCCTAGCTACAGGGAGGAAGACCATCAGAGCCCTGGTGAGGAAGATTTCCAAGTGGTTCCTCAGAAGGACTAAAGCTCTCATTAAGGAACAACTGCCTAAGAAGGATGACCGG GTAGTGTATTGCTGTCTGACAGACTTTCAGCAGACTGTGTATCAGACAGTGCTGGACACTGAAGATGTGATGTTAATGCTGAGGTCTTCGGAGAAATGTGACTGTCAAAGTGGACGCACCCGGGGAAGATGCTGCTATGAT ACAAACTCAGAAGGGGCACAAATGAAGGTGCTGTACTTTAGTTACCTGGCCATATTGAGGAAGGTTGCCAACCATGCGGCACTGCTTCAGTGCACTGCAGGCACCAGCAAGAAACAG GAGAAGTATGTGGGTGGCATCTGTGCAAAGGTATTCCAAAAGTTTCCAGACTTTGTGCAGAGATGCAAAGATGAAGCATTTGAGGCCTTGTCGGACCCGATGTACAGCGGAAAGATGAAG GTTTTGCAGAAGCTGCTGAAACATTACTTGCAAAGGAGAgataaaatacttattttttctctctcaaccAAG CTGTTAGACGTGCTGGAGAGCTACTGCATGGCAGAGGGGCTGGACTACAGCAGGTTGGACGGAACCACCAAATCCAAAGACAGAATGCAGATTGTCAAAGAGTTCAACAGCTCCACTCGCTTCAACCTCTGCCTGGTTTCCACCAT GGCGGGTGGTCTTGGTCTTAACTTCACTGGGGCCAATGTGGTAGTGCTCTTTGACCCCACATGGAACCCAGCCAATGACCTCCAAGCTATTGACAG GGCATATCGTATTGGCCAGTGCAGGGATGTCACTGTTCTTAGGCTGATCTCATTGGGGACTGTAGAAGAGGTTATCTACCTTAGACAAGTTTACAAACAG CAATTGCAGTGCTCAGTTGTGGGCAAGGAGAGTGCGCGGCGGTACTTCGAAGCAGTGCAGGGCCATGGTGTCCATAAGGGGGAGCTGTTTGGGATCAAAAACCTCTTCAGGCTGCAGACCCAAGGGACATGCCTCACCCGCAAGATACTGGAG CGTGAAGGACGAGTGGAGGCCGGTGTAATgaccagcagcacacacacaggcgaagaaaaggaggaggagacaaaGGGACTTAGC gAACCTAGAGATTCTCCCGCTATAAATGGCCCTGTGCGGAATGATGAACCAGCCAAGGATAACAGAAATGCATCAAAGGTCCCCAGAGGGGTGTTGGACTTCAGCAGTGGGAGtgaagaggatgaggaggagcagGGTCTTAAGAGGAAAGTGTCAAAGCCCAGTGTAGTGGATGGCAACATGGGTGCGAATGCTGCCACTGGTCCTTGTCGAATGAGTCTTCTCCAGCACGGTTTCTCCAGGCTCCTCGAAAGGGTCAAAGAAAAACCAGAGTTAGCAGAAGGGGACAGTAGTCCGGGGTTCGAAAGCCCCCCTGAGGAAGATGCTGAGGATCAAAAGATTGAAAGTACCTCCTCTGGCATCTGCAAGCACTCCAATATAGGAAATGGTGCAGTATGTCTCCCTAAATTGAAAACAACAACCTGGGACATCTCCAGCAGAGAAGATGGGGAGAATAGAGATGCGGGGAGACAAGAAAGGGTGTCTCTGTTGAAACAGCGTAATGATGCTTTAAGAAAGAGAAAGGGCCTGGAAGGGTGGACGGATAAGAAAATTACAGTAGATGAGGAGAGTGATGAAAATTCCTCACCAGATACGAAGAAACCCAACAAGCTCAAAACTCCACTACCGAAAGTGCGCGGCTTTGAGAGTTACTCCGATGAATCTGAGGATTTGGACATAGAGGTAAAGACGTGGCCCAAGAGGGACGCTTTCAAATCAGAAAGTAGAGGACGTGACCGTGGGAGACAGAGGTTGGACCACAACAGAAAGAGGGAAAGCGCAAGTGTTAGGGACAAGGCCAGATCCAAATACACAGAAGACATAGACACATTCACATCATCCTCAGAAGATGAACACACTCCTATTAAGAAAGGGAGATCTACAGGATGTCACTTTACATCTCCGCAGAACGAAAGATCCCGAGTTAAGTTGCCAAAAGATGGTCAAAGAGCTGCAACAACCGACAGGACAGAGACACAAGCAGGGATGTGCAAAGCTGTGTCATTTACAAGTCTGAAAAGTCAGACATCCCCGGCCTCCAAAGAAAAGGATGGAACTGTCGACAGTGTGCTAG GGGGTGTACACGAGGTGGCGTACACCCACTCTAACCAGCGAGTGGTGGGCGGGAGCAAAGCAGAGGAGCGGATCAGCAGAGCTGCTGTACGAGACGTGTTTGAGCGCAAGATGTACTCTCAGCTCCCGGCCAATCACCTTCTAGGAACCCAGGAG AGTCTGTCAGCGAGCCCACCAGACAGTCAGCCTTGCCCTTCTACTGTCAGACTTGAGGAGCCCAGTGTGGACCATCCAGTCACCTACACCAACAAAAGTGTGCATCACACCAAACACACCACTTTCATCATCGGAGAGACTCCCCAGGCCATATGCAG GCAGCAGCTGGAGGAAATGGCAGAAACATTCAAATTTCCCTCAATCCATCAGTTTGCGGTGGAGATactaagaggaaactcaaccCAGAGACTGGCCTGGCTACGACAGTATTACACTTCACTGAACCACCCTGACCTGGCCAATACAGTCACAAACAACTTCCCTCAACCTGATTCAGCACAGACCTCCTCCTCTTTAACGACTACCTCCTTAACATCCACCGTAACAGCCGCAAAATCTCACACACAAAAGCATGTTCCAAAAGCTAAGTGGAAGCCTGAAGACACTCCTAAGAATACTGAACCTAAAACTAAGCCTGAAACCCCACAAATCAGCGTTTCCGTGTCACAGAAACCGTCTAGACACCCAGAAGATGATGAACCCCAGACAAAGCATAGAAACccacaaaaaaatgttctatCAACCCAGAAAAAGCAAAAGATCCCACAAAAGAATGTCCTAGAACCTCTTAATGATGTTCCAAGCCTTGAGtccgaggagcaggaggagccGGTCTGCAGTGCCAGAGGACATAAGAGGACAAAGAGGGGTAGTGTTTCTAGTTCTGGAGCCTTCAGAGCTGGTGGTGGTCTTGGCTTGGATcaggccagcagcagcagtggtctGGGGTCTGGGGAGGCTGCTGCTTTGCTGAACTGCACAGACAGAGATATCCCTTCTTCTCCGGACCTCAGCCATGGCAGGTCCACCACATTATCCAAACCCACAGCACAGGGAAGGGAGCAAAAGCAAAAATTGCCTTCAAGAACCAGCGCAACTATCCAAGGCCAGAGAGAAAATCGTCAGACCTCTTCTCCTCCTGAGCAGGCCGCATCCACCTCCAGTCATCGTTCCCTCCTCACAGATCTGATAGGAGACACCTCAATCCTCGATGATCTGTTAAAACCCAAACCCAGGGGTGCACAACAGAGAGGCGCCCCAAAAACACCCCCTGCTCGCCCCTCCGTGTCAGTAAGCACAGGTTTCACCACACCATCTCCATCCAAAATCACTCTAAAAACTGATTCTGGTTTAGCAGGCCTCATAGACTCCTTGTGCTCTCCAAACTCAAACAAATCACGCGCACACCAGGTGGTATCAAAGGGCACTCGCAAAGATTTCTGGGACATCTTGAATGAGGGTAATGAGGAGAGCATCAACAGGTTAACAGATCCAGCAGAAGTGCAGAGGGTTTGCATCAACACTAACTTTGCAGCAAGAGGTAGGTCTGGAGAAGAGGATAGCAAGAGTCTCTGGAAGACTAATGAGAAGTTCCTGTGGAAAAAGTAA